The DNA window AGGGCGGCAACTCGGATCATTATATAAAAATACGCCTGTCTCGCCCCCGAAATCGACGGCTGGCGTTTCACTTCTCCAGAACATCCAGGGACAGTGGATACACCTCCTCGACCGCGAAGGGCTCGTCCGCGTCCGGGTCGACGCTGACCCAGATGCCGCCGACGACGGGCGAGCCCGGCACCTCGGCCCTGACGAAACGCGGGAAGGGCAATCCGGTGCCGGGATCGATCAGGGGTCGGTCATGCTTGAAACCATGCGTGTCGCCATGAATCAGCAGGACCGGCCCCGCATACTCCGCCATCAGCCGTACCAGCGCGCGTCTTGTCGCGGCAAAGCCGCGCGGTGAACGGTTCATGTGAAAGAACGGATCGGCGTGGAACAGCAGCACCATTGCCCGCGCGCCTCGCTCGTTGGCCAAACGAGCCGCGCGACGCAAGGCGGCGCGGTTGACCTTATCGCGTCGTTTGAACTCGTCCATCGCGGCCGGGTCGTCCTCGCGATATCCATTGTCGGCGCAGGGCGTGCTGCCACTTTTGATGTCGCCAAGATGGACCAGAAACGGCGTCCACTGGACGATCGCGGCCACGAACAGCCGTTGTAACTGCGGCATTTCGGCTGGCGCATAGGGCGCGTCGCCAGTGGCGAAGAAGCGCAGGGGCGCGGCGGACGCGGGCGTTGCGGCGCATCCCAGCAGCACGAGGAACAGGATGTGGTGTAGGCGCGAAAATCCATGCATAAGCGTCGTTGCCTCGCGAATGCGGCCGCCGGGAAACCCGATGCATCATGCCCGCCCGCCGGTCGCGGCGCAATTCTTAACGGATCCGCGCGGGTCGGACAAACCACGGGGGCGAGGTATAGAATCCAGTCATGACCACATCCAATCCAACCCCCTATGCCAATCTCACCCCGGATCTCGTGCTCGATGCGGTGGAGAGTCTCGGACTCCTGACCGATGGGCGTCTGCTGGCGCTGAACAGCTATGAAAACCGGGTCTATCAGGTCGGTCTCGATGAATCCACGCCGGTCATCGCCAAGTTCTACCGACCGGAACGCTGGAGCGACGAGGCCATCCTGGAGGAGCATGCCTTCACCCTGACCCTGGCCGAACACGAAATTCCGGCCGTCCCGCCGTCGATCATCGCGGGTCGCACCCTGCATGCATTCGGCGGCCACCGCTTCTCGCTGACCCCGCGCCGGGGCGGACGCACGCCGGAGTTGGAAGACGCGACGGTGCTGGAATGGATCGGACGCTTCATCGGACGCATCCATGCCGTCGGGGCCATCGCGCCCTTCGCGCATCGTCCGACCCTCGACATCGACAGTTTCGGCACCGAACCGCGCGATTTTCTGCTGGCCAACGACTGGATTCCGAGCGACCTGCTGCCCGCCTATGCCAGCGTGGTCGATCAGGCGCTTCAGGGCGTGCGGGCCTGCTATGCGCGCGCCGGTTCGGTCCAATCCATCCGGCTGCACGGCGACTGTCATCTCGGCAATCTGCTCTGGACCGACGCCGGACCGCACTTCGTCGACTTCGACGACGCCCGCATGGGGCCGGCGGTGCAGGATCTGTGGATGCTGCTCTCGGGCGAGCGCGGCGAGATGAGCCGTCAGCTTGCCGACGTGCTGGCCGGTTACGAGGATTTTCAGGAATTCGACCCGCGCGAGCTGCATCTGATCGAGGCGCTACGCACCCTACGCATCATTCACCATGCCGCCTGGCTCGCCCGCCGCTGGGAGGATCCGGCCTTTCCGGCGGCCTTCACCTGGTTCGGCAACCAGCATTATTGGCAGAACCATATCCTGCAACTGCGCGAACAGATCGCGGCCATGGAAGAAGGGCCGCTCTGGTCCGCCTGAGATTCTCCGATGGCCCCTGCCGCGCGCGGGCGTGTCCGGGCAGTTACGCCCGCGCCGACTGCTCGTCATGCCGACAGTGCCGTTTGATGCAACTCATGACATAGTGAACGAACGTGGCGCCAACGGCGAGGAAGACGACGCTCGTGATGCCGGCGCGCGGCAGGAGCGAGGTCATGGACAGACCGAGCATCAACCAGGTGACGAAGGCGATGACGCTGGTCAGGATGAATATGACGGCAAAGGTCCAGGCCGGGGGGTTGCATTTGGGGCAGAGGTTCATGCTGGATCACTCGTTATTAGGTTCTCGGATGGAACCCGTTGACGCTGTCCCTAGACTGACATGGATGTGATGCGCGGAAAGGATAGTCGGGCTCCGCCTGCCCGATGACACCCATAACCGCATTTGCTCCGATCACCAGGCGTTCGTGCCGACCTGGCCGATCGCTCAAAAAAAACGCAAAGCACACTGGACGCACCTTTAGCTTAGAACTCTTCCCGACAGAAAACGCATTGAAATGGATCAATCCCCAAAAAATTAAGAAGCCCGGCGAGAGACAGGCAATGTCGCATGACTGACCGAATCGAGTCACGCCAACGGCTCGCGCGGATCCTGGCCGTAGCGCTCCAGTCGGTCGAGGGCCGCGCGGCGGTGCGTCGCGCGCTGGCCGCCCGACCGATCGCCGGACCGGTCTGGCTCTGCGCCATCGGCAAGGCGGCAGAGTCGATGGCGCTGGGCGCGTGCGACAGCCTGGGCGCGACCGGTTCTGGCGGATTGCTGATCACCAAATCCGGGCATCTGAGCCAGTCCCGGCTCGGCTGTCTTGGAATCGAGTCCCTGGTCGGCGGCCATCCGATCCCCACCGCCGCCAGTCTGGACGCGGGCGCGCGCCTGCTCGCCGCGCTCCGGGAGGCGCCGCCCGACGCCACCCTGCTCTTTCTGCTCTCGGGCGGTGCGTCGAGTCTGGTCGAGGTGCCGGTTGCGGGGTTCGATCTTGCGGATCTACAACGCCTGAATCGCTGGCTGCTCGGCAGCGGACTGCCCATTGATGAGATGAATCTGGTCCGTAAATCGGTCTCGCGGATCAAGGCTGGCGGGTTGCTGGGACTCGTCGCCGACCGACCGCTTCGGCAACTGGCGATCTCCGATGTGCCCGGCGACCGTCCTGGCGTCATCGGCTCGGGTCTGTTGACGCCCGAGCCGGATCTGGCGCGGCGGGCGCGTCATCTGGATCTCCCCGACTGGCTGGCGGACTGGGTCCGGCATGGATTGACCGAGCGCGCCAGCTCCGACCGCCTGACTCCGGCGACTTCGCCCGACCGCCCACCCACCATGGAATTGGTCGCCACCCTGGCAACCGCCATGAGCGCGGCGCTGGAGGCCGCCCGGCGGGAAGGCGTAACGGCGTATCGACACGAGTCACTCGTTCAGGGCGATGCCGCCGAGCGCGGTCGCGCGCTGGCCCACACCCTGATGAAAGGTCCGTCCGGTCTGCATATCTGGGGCGGAGAGACGACCGTGCGTTTGCCGGAATCGCCTGGACGTGGCGGGCGCAACCAGCACCTGGCCCTGGCGGCGGCGGTCGAACTCGCGGGCCGGGCCGACTGTCTGCTGCTGAGCGCGGGCACCGATGGGACCGACGGGCCCACGGACGATGCCGGCGCCCTGGTCGACGGCGGAACCCTCGGGCGCGCGCAACTGGCGGGCCTCGACGCGCTGGACTGTCTGGAGCGCGCCGATGCGGGGCGTCTGCTGGAGTCGAGCGGCGATTTGATCGACACCGGACCGACCGGCACCAATGTGATGGACCTGATTCTTGGACTGAAACTGTGACCGAAATCCGGATGTCACGACCGGCGCATCCAGGTCATAATGTCCGGGAACGCCAAATTCCTGGAACGCTAGCGACATCCGCTCATGACCGAACAACCCAGCCAGCGCCATCCCACCGAGATCAACCTCCACGCCAAGTCGCGTCTGCTCACCATCGTCTTCGATGACGGCGCCTCGTTCGATTTGCCCTGCGAATATCTTCGGGTCTTTTCGCGGGCCGCCGAGGTGCGCACCCTGAACCGGCCGGTCACGGGCAAGGAAACCGTCAACATCCTCGCGATCGAGCCTCAGGGTCAGTACGCCGTGCGCATCCTCTTCGATGACGGACACGACACCGGCATCTATTCGTGGGACACGCTCTACCGGCTTGGGCAGGAGAAAGCGCGCAACTGGTCGGATTATCTCGCGAAACTGGAACAGATCGGCTACCGACGGGCCGAGCCGGAACAGGGCGAGAAACGCATCCGGCTGCTCTATTTCGCCTGGCTGGCCCACAAGCTGCGCAAGGAATCCGAGGAGTTGACGGTTCCGGCGGAGGTCGGGGATATCGCGTCGCTGATACGCTGGCTCGGGTCGCGCAAACGCGGCGCGGCGGTGCTGTTCGAGGCTGGGCGAGTTCGGGTAACGATCAACAAGCAGTTCAGCGAACCCTTCACCAAACTGCATGACGGCGACGAGGTCGGGATCGTACCGACCTCCCCCACTCCGCCGGCGACTCCCGACCTGATCTGACTTATCCGAGCGAGCAGGCCAGCGCCCGGATGGCGTCGCGATTGGTCCAGGATCCGGTGAGCCGGGCCGCGGCCTCGGCCGAAAGCCAGCGGTATTCCAGATGCTCGCGCGGGTTCAGCTCGATGAGACGCCGGGTTTCCAGCACCAGGGCGAACCAGTATTCGCGATTGAAACAGACATTGGGCGCGTACCGCCTACGCCAGGCCGCGATGATCGGGAACAGCGCCGAATGACGCAGATCGATCAGCGCCCCGCCCACCCGCAGCCCGGTCTCCTCGCGCACCTCGCGCGCGGCGGCGAGCCGGGGCGACTCGCCAGGCTCCAGACTCCCCGTCACCGACTGCCAAAAGGCCGCCGGGCGGACGCGCCGCAGTAACAGGAACTCGCCGCCACGGGTACAGATGACGACCAGCACGGACTGCGGACGCTTCAAGGCTTCAGGGGGCATGGCACGCGCTGTCTCGTCCTCTGGAATCATGCCGGGAAACAGGCTCAGGGACGCAGCCGGATGCGCAACGCCAATTCCTTGAGTTGCGCCTCGTCGACCGCCGACGGGGCGTCGGTCAGCGGACAGGCGGCGCTCTGGGTCTTGGGGAAGGCCATGACATCGCGGATCGAGGTCGCACCGGTCATCAGCATCACCAGTCGATCCAGTCCGAAGGCGATGCCGCCATGCGGCGGACAGCCGAACTTGAGCGCCCGCAGCAGGAAGCCGAAACGGTCCTCGGCCTGCTCGTCGCCGATCGCCAGCAGCTTGAAGACGCTGCGCTGGACGGCGTCGCGATGAATACGGATGGAGCCGCCACCGATCTCGGTGCCGTTCAGTACCATGTCATAGGCGCGCGACAGACAGGCGCCGGGGTCCGTTTCCAGCCGGTCGAGCTGATCCTCTTTGGGCGCGGTAAAGGGGTGATGCAGCGCGACCCAGCGCTGGTTGGCGGGATCGTGCTCGAACATCGGAAAGTCGACGACCCAGACCGGGCGCCAGCC is part of the Thiocystis violascens DSM 198 genome and encodes:
- a CDS encoding gamma-butyrobetaine hydroxylase-like domain-containing protein, with amino-acid sequence MTEQPSQRHPTEINLHAKSRLLTIVFDDGASFDLPCEYLRVFSRAAEVRTLNRPVTGKETVNILAIEPQGQYAVRILFDDGHDTGIYSWDTLYRLGQEKARNWSDYLAKLEQIGYRRAEPEQGEKRIRLLYFAWLAHKLRKESEELTVPAEVGDIASLIRWLGSRKRGAAVLFEAGRVRVTINKQFSEPFTKLHDGDEVGIVPTSPTPPATPDLI
- a CDS encoding glycerate kinase type-2 family protein, which codes for MTDRIESRQRLARILAVALQSVEGRAAVRRALAARPIAGPVWLCAIGKAAESMALGACDSLGATGSGGLLITKSGHLSQSRLGCLGIESLVGGHPIPTAASLDAGARLLAALREAPPDATLLFLLSGGASSLVEVPVAGFDLADLQRLNRWLLGSGLPIDEMNLVRKSVSRIKAGGLLGLVADRPLRQLAISDVPGDRPGVIGSGLLTPEPDLARRARHLDLPDWLADWVRHGLTERASSDRLTPATSPDRPPTMELVATLATAMSAALEAARREGVTAYRHESLVQGDAAERGRALAHTLMKGPSGLHIWGGETTVRLPESPGRGGRNQHLALAAAVELAGRADCLLLSAGTDGTDGPTDDAGALVDGGTLGRAQLAGLDALDCLERADAGRLLESSGDLIDTGPTGTNVMDLILGLKL
- the nudB gene encoding dihydroneopterin triphosphate diphosphatase, which encodes MPPEALKRPQSVLVVICTRGGEFLLLRRVRPAAFWQSVTGSLEPGESPRLAAAREVREETGLRVGGALIDLRHSALFPIIAAWRRRYAPNVCFNREYWFALVLETRRLIELNPREHLEYRWLSAEAAARLTGSWTNRDAIRALACSLG
- a CDS encoding serine/threonine protein kinase — translated: MTTSNPTPYANLTPDLVLDAVESLGLLTDGRLLALNSYENRVYQVGLDESTPVIAKFYRPERWSDEAILEEHAFTLTLAEHEIPAVPPSIIAGRTLHAFGGHRFSLTPRRGGRTPELEDATVLEWIGRFIGRIHAVGAIAPFAHRPTLDIDSFGTEPRDFLLANDWIPSDLLPAYASVVDQALQGVRACYARAGSVQSIRLHGDCHLGNLLWTDAGPHFVDFDDARMGPAVQDLWMLLSGERGEMSRQLADVLAGYEDFQEFDPRELHLIEALRTLRIIHHAAWLARRWEDPAFPAAFTWFGNQHYWQNHILQLREQIAAMEEGPLWSA